One part of the Mesorhizobium sp. M4B.F.Ca.ET.058.02.1.1 genome encodes these proteins:
- a CDS encoding glycosyltransferase family 2 protein, which produces MKAVSVIIPAHNAAATIVRTLGSLRSEADAIGEVLLVDDLSSDGTAAVASDAASRLGLPLRVIQSNCRDAGGARNLALSQANHPWIYMIDADDLHLEGGLRSLLLQASMQARADMVVGAYRRRTDGVDRQIKLPAGYTAASIANASAYIEGHIRSIAVGSALVSRQAIGETRFPTGLAYDEDTLFWARVLSKARLAIITQPVMTYCVSAERSDDRFIVLPAKRFLEWRNALHGLADCGIAKSTLKTREGLVALKIARVHYARGDLDTAARFLAVAKAAPKVPSDIWRCMRYQFKLAARRRFSMPRVQLQSA; this is translated from the coding sequence TTGAAAGCTGTCAGCGTCATCATTCCGGCACACAATGCAGCAGCGACCATAGTGAGGACGCTGGGATCGCTGCGTTCGGAAGCGGACGCCATCGGCGAGGTGCTGCTGGTCGACGATTTGTCCTCGGACGGCACGGCAGCGGTCGCCAGCGATGCTGCTTCACGGTTGGGCCTGCCGTTGCGCGTCATCCAGTCCAACTGCAGGGACGCCGGCGGAGCCCGCAATCTCGCCCTGTCGCAGGCGAACCATCCCTGGATCTACATGATCGATGCCGACGACCTGCATCTGGAGGGCGGGCTGCGGTCATTGCTGCTTCAGGCCAGCATGCAGGCAAGGGCCGACATGGTGGTCGGCGCCTATCGTCGGCGGACCGACGGCGTCGACCGGCAGATCAAGCTGCCTGCCGGCTATACGGCCGCGAGCATCGCCAATGCCTCGGCCTATATCGAAGGTCACATACGTTCGATTGCGGTGGGAAGCGCGCTGGTGTCCCGGCAGGCGATCGGGGAAACGCGGTTCCCAACCGGGCTCGCCTATGACGAGGACACGTTGTTCTGGGCAAGGGTGTTGAGCAAGGCCCGGCTTGCGATCATCACGCAACCGGTCATGACCTACTGTGTTTCGGCGGAACGCTCCGACGACCGCTTCATCGTGCTGCCGGCAAAGCGCTTCCTCGAATGGCGCAATGCGCTGCACGGGCTCGCCGATTGCGGGATTGCGAAGTCGACGCTGAAGACCAGGGAAGGGCTTGTCGCCCTGAAGATCGCGCGCGTCCACTATGCGCGCGGCGACCTGGATACGGCGGCCCGGTTCCTGGCCGTGGCCAAGGCCGCGCCGAAGGTGCCGTCGGACATCTGGCGTTGCATGCGCTATCAGTTCAAGCTTGCGGCGCGGCGCCGGTTTTCCATGCCGCGTGTCCAGTTGCAAAGCGCCTGA
- a CDS encoding glycosyltransferase yields MAERPELAVVVIGLRAPAELVAAVRSALDQNAPFEVVVVNSGGGDVQALLGRAGLDVRVIEVGQRLFAGAARNIGLRRHKPRSSPSLPRIASPARAGQRSDDGGLWMADLSAVARA; encoded by the coding sequence ATGGCCGAGAGGCCGGAACTCGCAGTCGTGGTGATTGGTTTGCGGGCGCCTGCCGAGTTGGTCGCAGCAGTAAGATCGGCGCTCGACCAGAATGCACCGTTCGAGGTCGTGGTCGTGAATTCCGGCGGCGGGGATGTCCAGGCACTGCTGGGTCGTGCCGGACTCGATGTCAGGGTCATCGAGGTCGGGCAGCGACTGTTCGCCGGCGCTGCGCGAAATATCGGCCTGCGGCGACACAAGCCCCGTTCGTCGCCTTCCTTGCCGCGGATTGCCTCGCCTGCCCGCGCTGGGCAGAGATCCGATGACGGCGGGCTCTGGATGGCGGACCTGTCGGCCGTCGCGCGAGCGTGA
- a CDS encoding DNA topoisomerase IB yields MLQRPQSSPDRSAGEDETRKNGAQDSAERASLTYVSDADPGIRRKRKGKGFAYLGLQGRSVSAATLARIKALAIPPAWTDVWISPDARGHIQATGRDQRGRKQYRYHALWAAERDGAKYSSLVAFAKSLPGLRRRIDADLRRHGLPAERVVAATVWLLDNTMIRVGNAAYARDNKSFGLTTLRDRHVDIEGSHLRFAFKGKSGKEWKLKLVDRRIARIVRGAQELPGQKLLQYLDEDGNRHPVGSGDVNRYIRDAADADFSSKHFRTWGGTIHAASLFAQAERPESQAQMKRVMNGIIDRVAERLGNTRAICRKCYIHPLVFEAWANGRLLSEMAEASKRKRLIPGLDEEETLVLRWLETRGA; encoded by the coding sequence ATGCTGCAACGACCGCAATCCTCCCCTGACCGTTCAGCAGGAGAGGACGAAACCCGAAAGAACGGCGCGCAAGATTCGGCCGAGCGCGCGTCGCTCACCTATGTCAGCGATGCCGATCCCGGCATTCGCCGCAAGCGAAAAGGCAAGGGCTTTGCCTATCTCGGGCTCCAGGGCCGTTCGGTCTCAGCGGCCACGCTTGCGCGCATCAAGGCACTGGCCATTCCGCCGGCGTGGACCGATGTCTGGATTTCGCCTGATGCCCGCGGGCACATCCAGGCGACCGGCCGGGACCAGCGCGGGCGCAAGCAATACCGCTATCATGCGCTGTGGGCCGCCGAGCGCGACGGCGCCAAATATTCAAGCTTGGTCGCCTTTGCCAAAAGCCTGCCCGGACTGCGGCGCCGCATCGATGCGGATCTGCGCCGTCACGGTCTGCCGGCGGAGCGCGTCGTCGCGGCGACCGTCTGGCTGCTCGACAATACGATGATCCGCGTCGGCAATGCCGCCTATGCCCGCGACAACAAGAGTTTCGGCCTGACGACGTTGCGCGACCGTCATGTCGACATCGAGGGATCGCACTTGCGCTTTGCCTTCAAGGGCAAGTCCGGCAAGGAATGGAAGCTGAAGCTGGTCGACCGCCGGATCGCCAGGATCGTGCGCGGCGCGCAGGAACTTCCGGGCCAGAAGCTGCTTCAGTATCTTGACGAGGACGGCAACAGGCATCCGGTCGGTTCGGGCGACGTCAACCGCTATATCCGCGACGCGGCCGACGCGGATTTCAGCTCGAAGCATTTCCGAACCTGGGGCGGCACCATCCACGCCGCGTCGCTGTTTGCACAAGCCGAGCGTCCGGAAAGCCAGGCGCAGATGAAGCGGGTCATGAACGGGATCATCGACAGGGTCGCCGAGCGCCTCGGCAACACGCGTGCCATCTGCCGCAAATGCTACATCCACCCGCTGGTCTTCGAAGCATGGGCAAACGGCCGGCTGCTCAGCGAAATGGCGGAGGCAAGCAAGCGAAAACGCCTGATACCCGGTCTCGACGAAGAGGAGACGCTGGTGTTGCGATGGCTTGAGACGCGCGGCGCCTGA
- a CDS encoding YciI family protein: MLYAILCYASEDVVCSWSKEQDDEVMAKLLGVQEKYAQAGRLGPVARLLPTTAATTLRTVKGEPVVIDGPFAETKEQFLGFYTLECADLDEAVDFARELSEVNPSGGSYEIRPVSLFNPARVPA, encoded by the coding sequence ATGCTCTACGCCATCCTCTGCTACGCCTCCGAAGACGTCGTCTGCTCCTGGAGCAAGGAACAGGACGACGAGGTCATGGCAAAGCTATTGGGCGTGCAGGAAAAATACGCCCAGGCCGGGCGGCTTGGGCCCGTCGCGCGTCTCTTGCCGACCACCGCCGCGACGACGTTGCGCACGGTCAAGGGCGAGCCGGTCGTCATCGACGGCCCGTTCGCCGAAACCAAGGAACAGTTCCTCGGCTTCTATACGCTCGAATGCGCCGACCTCGACGAGGCCGTCGACTTCGCGCGCGAGCTTTCCGAGGTCAATCCAAGCGGCGGCTCCTACGAGATACGCCCGGTTTCCCTCTTCAATCCGGCCAGAGTACCCGCATGA
- a CDS encoding RNA polymerase sigma factor, translating to MTELAWISTAISTARPQAMGALLRYFRDLDAAEEAFQDACLRALKNWPKNGPPRDPAAWLIFVGRNSGIDAVRKRSKQAPLPEEDQISDLEDTESDIAERLDGAHYRDDILRLLFICCHPDLPATQQIAVALRIVSGLTVKQIARAFLVGESAMEQRITRAKARIADAGVPFETPGAVERSERLAAVAAMVYLIFNEGYSTNSGEAPARAPLCEEAIRLARLLLRLFQTEPEIMGLTALLLLQHARAPARFDVSGEIVLLEDQDRSLWSRKMIDEGLALVDKALRHQKPGPYQVQAAIAALHARAVKPEDTDWTEIDLLYSLLERMQPSPVVTLNRAVAVSKVRGPEAALAMIEPLEDRLSGYFHFFGLKGGLLMQLDRGDEARVAFDRAIALANTAAEAAHIRMHIDRLMKEGAERAAQKAR from the coding sequence ATGACCGAGCTTGCCTGGATAAGCACCGCGATCAGCACCGCCCGTCCGCAGGCGATGGGTGCGCTGCTGCGCTACTTCCGCGATCTCGACGCCGCGGAAGAAGCTTTCCAGGATGCGTGCCTGAGGGCGCTGAAGAACTGGCCGAAGAACGGCCCGCCGCGCGATCCCGCCGCCTGGCTGATCTTCGTCGGCCGCAACAGCGGCATCGACGCGGTCCGCAAGCGGTCCAAGCAGGCGCCGCTGCCGGAAGAGGACCAGATCTCCGACCTGGAGGATACCGAAAGCGATATCGCCGAGCGTCTCGACGGCGCCCACTATCGCGACGACATCCTGCGGCTCCTGTTCATCTGCTGCCATCCGGACCTGCCGGCGACGCAGCAGATCGCGGTGGCATTGCGCATCGTCTCCGGCCTTACCGTCAAACAGATCGCGCGCGCCTTCCTGGTCGGCGAAAGCGCCATGGAGCAGCGCATCACCCGCGCCAAGGCGCGCATCGCGGATGCCGGCGTGCCTTTCGAGACGCCGGGCGCCGTCGAGCGCTCGGAACGGCTCGCGGCGGTGGCCGCCATGGTCTACCTGATCTTCAACGAGGGCTATTCGACCAACAGCGGCGAGGCGCCGGCGCGCGCGCCGCTCTGCGAGGAGGCGATCCGGCTGGCGCGGCTCTTGCTTCGGCTGTTCCAGACCGAGCCGGAGATCATGGGGCTGACGGCACTGCTCCTGCTGCAGCATGCGCGGGCGCCGGCACGCTTCGACGTCAGTGGCGAGATCGTCCTGCTGGAGGACCAGGACCGCAGTCTCTGGAGCCGCAAGATGATCGACGAGGGCCTGGCGCTGGTCGACAAGGCGCTGCGCCACCAGAAGCCCGGCCCCTACCAGGTGCAAGCGGCGATCGCCGCGCTGCATGCGCGGGCGGTGAAGCCCGAAGACACCGACTGGACCGAGATCGACCTGCTCTACAGCCTGCTCGAGCGCATGCAGCCGTCGCCGGTGGTGACGCTCAATCGCGCCGTAGCGGTGTCCAAGGTGCGCGGCCCCGAGGCGGCGCTCGCCATGATCGAGCCGCTGGAGGATAGGCTGTCCGGCTATTTCCACTTCTTCGGCCTCAAGGGCGGCCTGCTGATGCAACTCGACCGCGGCGATGAGGCGCGCGTTGCGTTCGACCGGGCGATCGCGCTTGCCAACACAGCCGCCGAGGCGGCCCATATCCGCATGCATATCGACCGCCTGATGAAGGAAGGCGCCGAGCGGGCCGCGCAAAAGGCGCGCTGA
- a CDS encoding aldehyde dehydrogenase family protein: MTIAKETAALLEKLGVAKDALSGGDLIVRSPVTGERIAALKTILPGDAAKTIDAAHKAFQAWRLVPGPKRGELVRLLGEELRAHKAELGRLVSIEVGKIPSEGLGEVQEMIDICDFAVGLSRQLYGLTIATERPGHRMMETWHPLGVVGVISAFNFPVAVWSWNAALALVCGDAVVWKPSEKTPLTALACEAIFKRAVERFGNDAPAGLAPVLIGDRAVGEILVDHPKVPLVSATGSTRMGRDVGPRLAKRFARAVLELGGNNAGIVCPTADLDMALRAIAFGAMGTAGQRCTTLRRLFVHESVYDALLPRLKKAYQSVSVGNPLETSSLVGPLIDKAAFDNMQKALQEATAHGGKVTGGSRVENGHPDAYYVHPALVEMPKQVAPVTEETFAPILYVMKYSDFDAVLDEHNAVGAGLSSSIFTRDLQESERFLGVDGSDCGIANVNIGTSGAEIGGAFGGEKETGGGRESGSDAWKAYMRRATNTVNYSKALPLAQGVSFDID, from the coding sequence ATGACGATAGCGAAGGAAACGGCCGCACTTCTGGAGAAGCTCGGTGTCGCCAAGGACGCGCTTTCCGGCGGCGACCTGATCGTGCGTAGCCCGGTGACCGGCGAGCGGATCGCAGCGCTGAAGACGATCTTGCCGGGCGATGCGGCCAAAACCATCGACGCCGCCCACAAGGCGTTCCAGGCCTGGCGGCTGGTGCCGGGACCGAAGCGCGGCGAGTTGGTTCGCCTGCTTGGCGAGGAACTGCGCGCCCACAAGGCCGAGCTTGGCCGGCTGGTTTCGATCGAGGTCGGCAAGATCCCGTCCGAAGGGCTCGGCGAGGTGCAGGAGATGATCGACATCTGCGATTTCGCCGTCGGCCTTTCCAGGCAGTTGTATGGCCTGACCATCGCCACCGAACGCCCCGGCCACCGCATGATGGAGACCTGGCATCCGCTGGGCGTCGTCGGCGTCATTTCGGCCTTCAATTTTCCGGTCGCGGTATGGTCGTGGAATGCAGCCCTTGCGCTGGTCTGCGGCGACGCCGTTGTGTGGAAGCCGTCGGAAAAGACGCCGCTGACCGCGCTTGCCTGCGAGGCGATCTTCAAGCGCGCGGTCGAGCGCTTCGGCAATGATGCGCCCGCAGGGCTGGCGCCGGTGCTGATCGGCGACCGCGCCGTCGGCGAGATCCTGGTCGACCACCCGAAGGTGCCGCTGGTCTCGGCCACCGGCTCGACCCGCATGGGTCGCGACGTCGGTCCGCGGCTGGCCAAGCGCTTCGCGCGCGCGGTGCTGGAGCTCGGCGGCAACAATGCCGGCATTGTCTGCCCGACCGCCGATCTCGACATGGCGCTGCGGGCCATCGCGTTTGGCGCCATGGGCACGGCCGGCCAGCGCTGCACGACGCTGCGGCGCCTGTTCGTGCACGAGAGCGTCTACGACGCGCTGCTGCCGCGTCTCAAGAAGGCCTATCAGAGCGTCTCGGTCGGCAATCCGCTGGAAACGTCTTCGCTGGTCGGTCCGCTGATCGACAAGGCCGCCTTCGACAACATGCAGAAGGCGCTGCAGGAAGCCACCGCCCATGGCGGCAAGGTTACCGGCGGTTCGCGGGTCGAGAACGGCCATCCGGATGCCTATTACGTGCACCCGGCGCTGGTCGAGATGCCCAAGCAGGTCGCGCCGGTGACGGAAGAAACCTTCGCGCCGATCCTTTATGTGATGAAGTACTCCGACTTCGATGCCGTGCTCGACGAGCATAACGCGGTCGGCGCGGGACTGTCGTCGTCGATCTTCACCCGCGACCTGCAGGAGTCCGAGCGCTTCCTAGGCGTTGATGGTTCGGATTGCGGCATCGCCAATGTCAACATCGGCACCTCCGGCGCCGAGATCGGCGGCGCGTTCGGTGGCGAGAAGGAGACCGGCGGCGGCCGCGAGAGCGGCTCGGATGCCTGGAAGGCCTATATGCGGCGTGCCACCAACACGGTGAACTACTCCAAGGCGCTGCCGCTTGCCCAGGGCGTCTCGTTCGACATCGACTGA
- a CDS encoding GntR family transcriptional regulator, translating into MNIADQTFPAVDNANEDRAQAIRDQLRDAIVDRRLAPGTKLSEGEVGTLFDVSRTVARAALQMLSFEGLVRTERNRGAFVANPSPEEARQVFASRRLIEPGIAVAAAGRITPADVAAFKAQLEEEGRFIAERGPSARRSEIKASGDFHLLLASVAGNVILQRFMEELVARSSLVIALYGRSGISSCGHNEHLQILDALENGNAERASALMLHHIDHIEADLDLRVRSGPALRQALES; encoded by the coding sequence ATGAACATCGCCGACCAGACCTTCCCAGCCGTCGACAACGCCAACGAGGATCGCGCCCAGGCGATCCGCGACCAGTTGCGGGACGCCATCGTCGACCGCCGGCTTGCGCCCGGAACCAAACTGTCCGAAGGCGAGGTCGGCACCCTATTCGATGTCAGCCGCACCGTCGCACGCGCGGCGCTGCAGATGCTCTCCTTCGAAGGCTTGGTGCGCACCGAGCGCAATCGCGGCGCCTTCGTCGCCAATCCCTCGCCGGAAGAGGCGCGCCAGGTCTTTGCCTCGCGCCGGCTGATCGAGCCCGGCATCGCGGTCGCCGCCGCCGGGCGCATCACACCGGCTGACGTTGCCGCCTTCAAGGCACAGCTCGAGGAAGAGGGCCGCTTTATCGCCGAGCGCGGGCCGAGCGCAAGGCGCTCCGAGATCAAGGCCTCCGGCGATTTCCATCTGCTGTTGGCTTCCGTGGCCGGCAATGTCATCCTGCAGCGCTTTATGGAAGAGCTGGTCGCGCGCTCCTCGCTGGTGATCGCGCTCTATGGCCGCTCCGGCATTTCGAGCTGCGGCCACAACGAGCATCTGCAGATCCTGGACGCGCTGGAGAACGGCAACGCCGAACGCGCCAGCGCGCTGATGCTGCACCACATCGACCATATCGAGGCTGATCTCGACCTGCGCGTCAGGAGCGGTCCGGCGCTGCGGCAGGCCCTCGAGTCCTGA
- a CDS encoding ABC transporter ATP-binding protein, translating into MSKAAEIDIVSVSKVYGATTAVEDISLKIPAGTYCCLLGPSGCGKTSTLRMIAGHESISSGDVRLGNTVVTDLPPAKRGTAMMFQSYALFPHLDLVDNVAFSLKMKGVGKEERRSKALDMLKLMQMEAYASRRPAQLSGGQQQRVALARALITDPEALLLDEPLSALDPFLKIRMRAELKKLQTSLAITFVHVTHSQEEAMALADLIVVMNNGRIEQAAPPRTVFERPATAFVARFMGDHNVVSGRVSGSSDGMVLFEVPGGVSLAASGQGREPGEPIDIAIRTDHVRIGEAPAAGLGFSGIVSNIEYRGATVKLSVNGAGIEEFTVILDDEGFFARPVAVGDAVPIAWDAEDAIILGRLDS; encoded by the coding sequence ATGTCCAAAGCCGCCGAAATCGACATCGTGTCCGTTTCGAAAGTCTATGGCGCGACCACCGCCGTCGAGGACATCAGCCTCAAGATTCCGGCCGGCACCTATTGCTGCCTGCTCGGTCCTTCCGGCTGCGGCAAGACCTCGACGCTGCGCATGATCGCCGGGCATGAGAGCATCTCGAGCGGCGACGTGCGGCTCGGCAACACCGTCGTCACCGACCTGCCGCCTGCCAAGCGCGGCACAGCCATGATGTTCCAGTCCTATGCGCTGTTTCCGCATCTCGACCTCGTCGACAATGTCGCCTTTAGCCTGAAGATGAAGGGTGTCGGCAAGGAGGAGCGCCGCTCCAAGGCGCTCGACATGCTGAAGCTGATGCAGATGGAAGCCTATGCAAGCCGCCGCCCGGCGCAGCTTTCAGGCGGGCAGCAGCAGCGCGTGGCGCTGGCCCGCGCATTGATCACCGATCCCGAGGCGCTGCTGCTCGACGAGCCGCTTTCGGCGCTCGATCCGTTCCTCAAGATACGCATGCGGGCGGAGCTGAAGAAGCTGCAGACCTCGCTCGCCATCACCTTCGTTCACGTCACCCACAGCCAGGAGGAGGCAATGGCGCTGGCCGACCTGATCGTGGTGATGAACAATGGCCGCATCGAGCAGGCGGCGCCGCCGCGCACCGTATTCGAACGGCCGGCGACCGCTTTCGTCGCCCGCTTCATGGGCGACCACAATGTCGTGTCCGGCCGCGTCAGCGGCAGCAGCGACGGCATGGTTCTCTTTGAGGTGCCGGGCGGCGTCTCGCTCGCCGCGAGCGGGCAGGGCCGCGAGCCCGGCGAGCCGATCGACATCGCCATCCGCACCGACCATGTGCGCATCGGCGAGGCGCCGGCGGCGGGGCTCGGCTTCAGCGGCATCGTTTCCAACATCGAGTATCGCGGCGCAACCGTGAAGCTCTCGGTCAACGGCGCTGGCATCGAGGAGTTCACAGTCATCCTCGACGACGAGGGCTTTTTTGCCAGGCCGGTCGCCGTCGGCGACGCGGTGCCGATCGCCTGGGACGCCGAGGATGCGATCATCCTCGGTCGTCTCGATTCCTGA
- a CDS encoding PotD/PotF family extracellular solute-binding protein, with product MTNTTDKKTGISRRSLLKTGAAAVGLAAGSGVITGFPTIWAQSNITLRQFGTGVSNLNAIAEKCKADLGITLEMTATDSDAAAQRAVTQPDSYDIADIEYWIAKKVYPTGVMQPMDVKKLKYYDKIVPLFITGKLTPDSVIAQGTAPHTVGFVEAQDSKAFAKEPTQWMTMVPTIYNADTLGIRPDLVGRDITTWADIMDPAFKGKAAILNIPSIGIMDAAMIMEAMGNIKYADKGNMTKEEIDKTIDFLIKAKQDGQFRAFWKSFDESVNLMASGEVVIQSMWSPAVAAVRSKGIACKYQPLKEGYRSWGGGLGLAAHLKGAELDAAYEYINWYLSGWVGAYLNRQGYYSAAMDTAKQFMSEDEWGFWVEGKPAKGDIVAPDGKVMEKAGAVRDGGSFVERMGKVACWNSVMDEDRYMVKRWNEFIAA from the coding sequence ATGACCAACACAACCGACAAGAAGACAGGCATTTCCCGCCGCTCGCTGCTCAAGACGGGCGCAGCGGCGGTCGGCCTTGCCGCCGGCTCCGGCGTCATCACCGGCTTCCCGACCATCTGGGCGCAGTCGAACATCACGCTGCGCCAGTTCGGTACCGGCGTGTCTAACCTCAATGCCATCGCCGAAAAGTGTAAGGCGGATCTCGGCATCACGCTGGAGATGACGGCGACCGATTCCGATGCCGCCGCGCAGCGCGCGGTGACACAGCCCGACAGCTACGACATCGCAGACATCGAATACTGGATCGCCAAGAAGGTATATCCGACCGGCGTCATGCAGCCGATGGACGTCAAGAAGCTGAAATATTACGACAAGATCGTGCCGCTGTTCATCACCGGCAAGCTGACGCCCGACAGCGTGATCGCGCAAGGCACGGCACCACACACGGTCGGCTTCGTGGAGGCGCAGGATTCCAAGGCCTTCGCCAAGGAACCGACCCAGTGGATGACGATGGTTCCGACCATCTACAATGCCGACACGCTGGGCATCCGCCCCGACCTCGTCGGCCGCGACATCACCACCTGGGCCGACATCATGGATCCGGCTTTCAAGGGCAAGGCCGCCATCCTCAACATCCCGTCGATCGGCATCATGGATGCGGCCATGATCATGGAAGCCATGGGCAACATCAAATATGCAGACAAGGGCAACATGACCAAGGAGGAGATCGACAAGACGATCGATTTCCTGATCAAGGCCAAGCAGGACGGTCAGTTCCGCGCCTTCTGGAAATCCTTCGACGAGAGCGTCAACCTGATGGCGTCCGGCGAAGTGGTGATCCAGTCGATGTGGTCGCCGGCGGTGGCAGCGGTGCGCTCCAAGGGCATCGCCTGCAAATATCAGCCGCTCAAGGAAGGCTATCGCTCGTGGGGCGGCGGCCTCGGCCTCGCGGCGCATCTCAAGGGCGCCGAGCTCGACGCGGCCTATGAATACATCAACTGGTACCTGTCCGGTTGGGTCGGCGCCTATCTCAACCGCCAGGGCTACTATTCCGCCGCCATGGACACGGCCAAGCAGTTCATGTCCGAGGATGAATGGGGCTTCTGGGTCGAGGGCAAGCCGGCAAAGGGCGACATCGTCGCGCCGGACGGCAAGGTGATGGAGAAGGCTGGCGCGGTGCGTGACGGCGGTTCCTTCGTCGAGCGCATGGGCAAGGTTGCCTGCTGGAACTCGGTGATGGACGAGGACCGCTACATGGTGAAGCGCTGGAACGAGTTCATCGCGGCGTGA
- a CDS encoding ABC transporter permease: MNREKRTLEFYGLAAFFALFVLFLYGPLSAILILSFQGENGGLTFPLNGVSLHWFATLFEKQAVGDFGGSFRRSLALGLMVMAVTVIVSLLAGLAFRRKFRGATALFYLAVASLVVPSIIISLGIGVVFQQIGFRPAWYTSAFGAHLTWTLPFGVLIMFAVFNRFSPAYEEAARDLGATAWQTFAHVVLPMIAPSLIGVGLFGFTLSYDEFARTLMTSGTFNTLPLEIYGMTTNVTTPVLYALGTVTTVFSFLVILLTLGAIVYVGRRRARA; the protein is encoded by the coding sequence ATGAACCGCGAGAAGCGCACTCTCGAATTCTACGGGCTGGCGGCCTTCTTCGCTCTGTTCGTGCTGTTCCTCTACGGGCCGCTGTCGGCGATCCTGATCCTGTCCTTCCAGGGTGAGAATGGCGGCCTGACCTTTCCGCTCAACGGCGTCTCGCTGCACTGGTTCGCCACCCTGTTCGAGAAGCAGGCGGTGGGCGATTTCGGCGGCAGCTTCAGGCGTTCGCTGGCGCTCGGCCTGATGGTGATGGCGGTGACCGTCATCGTCTCACTGCTCGCCGGGCTTGCCTTCCGCCGCAAGTTCCGCGGCGCCACGGCGCTGTTCTATCTCGCCGTCGCCAGCCTGGTCGTGCCGTCGATCATCATCAGCCTCGGCATCGGTGTCGTCTTCCAGCAGATCGGCTTTCGTCCGGCCTGGTACACCTCGGCCTTCGGCGCGCATCTGACCTGGACCTTGCCCTTCGGCGTGCTGATCATGTTCGCCGTCTTCAACCGGTTCTCGCCGGCCTATGAGGAGGCCGCTCGCGACCTTGGCGCCACCGCCTGGCAGACCTTCGCGCATGTGGTTCTGCCGATGATCGCGCCCAGCCTGATCGGCGTCGGCCTGTTTGGCTTCACACTCTCCTATGACGAGTTCGCCCGCACGCTGATGACGTCGGGCACCTTCAACACGCTGCCGCTCGAGATCTATGGCATGACGACGAATGTAACGACGCCGGTGCTCTATGCGCTTGGCACGGTGACGACCGTGTTCTCTTTCCTGGTGATCCTGCTGACGCTCGGCGCGATCGTCTATGTCGGCCGCCGCCGGGCGCGAGCCTGA
- a CDS encoding aspartate/glutamate racemase family protein: MQILVVNPNTTASMTETVAAAARSVASASTEIFAVTSSMGPVSIEGYYDEALAVPGLLVEIAAGERAGAQAAIIACFDDTGLDAARAMANIPVIGICEAALSLASFIAQRFSVVTTTERSRVPVEELVRRYGMAARARVRAADIPVLALEDPASGAIVKLRDEIARAIERDRAEAIVLGCAGMADLAAELQRDFGLPVIDGVGAAIKQAEALIALGLSTSKRGAYANPLAKPYRGVLKSFAPGDVAAE, from the coding sequence GTGCAGATTCTCGTGGTGAACCCGAACACGACCGCCAGCATGACCGAAACCGTCGCAGCGGCCGCCCGCTCCGTTGCCAGCGCCTCGACGGAGATCTTCGCCGTCACTTCGTCGATGGGGCCTGTGTCTATAGAGGGCTATTATGACGAGGCACTTGCGGTGCCCGGCCTGCTGGTCGAGATCGCCGCCGGCGAGCGCGCCGGCGCGCAGGCGGCGATCATCGCCTGTTTTGACGACACCGGACTGGACGCGGCGCGCGCCATGGCGAACATCCCGGTCATCGGCATCTGTGAGGCGGCGCTCAGCCTCGCCTCCTTCATTGCTCAGCGCTTCAGCGTGGTGACCACCACCGAACGCTCACGCGTGCCGGTCGAGGAGTTGGTGCGGCGCTACGGCATGGCCGCGCGGGCCCGCGTGCGCGCCGCCGACATTCCGGTCCTGGCGCTGGAAGACCCGGCATCAGGCGCCATCGTCAAGCTGCGTGACGAGATCGCGCGTGCGATCGAGCGGGATCGCGCCGAGGCGATCGTACTCGGTTGCGCCGGCATGGCCGACCTTGCGGCCGAGTTGCAGCGGGACTTCGGCCTGCCGGTCATCGACGGCGTCGGCGCCGCGATCAAGCAAGCCGAGGCGCTGATTGCGCTTGGCCTGTCAACATCCAAACGCGGCGCCTATGCAAACCCGCTGGCAAAGCCCTATCGTGGCGTTCTGAAATCCTTCGCCCCGGGTGACGTCGCCGCCGAGTGA